The DNA sequence GCATACTTGACCATGGAAAGACAGTATGCTCCCATTTCCAAACTGGTGCAGTGGCTCTCAGCTGTCATTCTCAAAAAACAGGTGATGTAAACCAATACCTCAGCGGTTATATTTTGCCAGCACGCTGGCAGGAAGCGGCACAGCCCTCCTCTATAGAGAGGCTACGCAAAGCTGGTAGGCACTTGGTGCGTTCCTCAGTCTGTGTGACTGAAGCAAGAGGCAGCTCAGATGATGAAGATCCATTGTgttctcctcctgcttttctcctcaggtAAATGTGTCTCAGGGATTGCCTTGAACTGGGGTTTGTTCCTCTCGTAATGTGTAGGACCGTGGCTTTGTGAATCTGTTGATATAAACAAGTGTGTCGGTCGAGACCGACGTGTTCTGGGGAAGGTTTTATGAACtcacgaggggaaaaaaaacctacagaatgTTTTCAATGAGAGTTTTGGAGTGTGTTGGTAActactaaaaatatttgcacCTTCAAATACCAAATATTTTCAAGTGAGATGTTATTGTCTTTAATTGCTTTCCCCTCTGTAAGTTTGTCCTCCTTGCCGTGCTTGAGTGCTAAATTCATGTCAAAAATGCATGCTGAGGGTCCTGGTAAACATGGATTGAAACATACCCTTTCAtaacaaacattttcattaagTTGCGGGACTACTGACAAGGAAGCAGAATTGATTGGCAGTTGCACGTGTTGTGCCAAGATCGGACTTATCATTTATTCAAAACCATCCCTTAAAAGAATAAGAATTTTGTGATCTTGAAAATTTTCCACAAAATTCAAGAAGTATACTAACTCTCTACTAAGACAAACTGGAAGGTAACAATGTGAAGGATTTTAATTGGATTAATAAGACACAATAAAATGCTTAACTTAGATATGACACTGTAATCATAGCTTAGCAACTGAAAGCTGACCAccacccccgccccccaccaagcagcctccctggcagtgaAGGCAAGCAAcgcttggccctggcagagcatgCATATACTTTCTCTCAGTGACTTCCAAGTATTTTAATGCCACCTAATGACAGGAAGAGGATGAGACGGAATCCCTGGCATCCCAGTTCCACTGTACGAAAGGACCTGAGGAAGAGTCAGTTAAGAAGTCACGGGAAATTCTGGCTTTATTTCGGAGTCAGTAGCAAAATTCTTGTGATTTCAATGGCCCAGGATTCAagctgagaaggagaaagggcAAGGATGGGATCTGCAAAAATGCTTGCTGCTAGGCTAACTTTGCTTGTGTGGAAACTAATTCCAGCTGCTGGAAGGATCATTCTCGGAAAGCAAAAGAGACTGGTCTCCATTCCCTGTTGCTGCCTTTAAGAGGgcatacactaaaaaaaaaaaaaaaacccaccccaaatcccacttttatttgctttattcccTTGTAACAGTGAAGTAGCTATAATCTGGACACATGATGCGACTGCTTTGCCTCACAAATTGTTCTGTAAGGGGCTATCCGGAAATGTGGAttgtatatttttctgtgaagTGGAAATCTAAGCTCTCCCCTGTTGGGTGAATGATAACATGCATTGCTAAAGCTGCACCCAATCAAAGCTGCTACTTGCCATTTTCACTCATGACATACTTCTTACAAGGGGTCTTAAAAGGGCTCTTTTATATGCCGCTGCTGGGTCAAGCTGAATCATATGTGCACAGATCTCTCCGAGGAGAGGTCGAGCGCCTTCCCTGAGGAGAACTGGAGTGTGAAGCGAGGTCCTCACAAAAATGAGGTGGGAGATAccctaaaaaaacaaagaaattttctctgaaatagaTTTGTTCCCATATACATCGGTTGACAGAAAAGATGTGggataagaaaatgaaatgaacatGAAGTAAGAATAATAGATCTGACAAATATGAAGTGAAAATAATCTGTTGTTTGAAAGGAAAGTCAGTTTTCCTCTTCGTACGGGTCTGAAATGGCGGCTTCTTGTGCCATTTCATTCGAGACTGAGcaataagtaaaacaaaaatggatCAGTGGATGAGggagaacaggaaataaaaatataagaacatattgttgtttccttctctctcacctaAGCACAGCCTAGAGAACTCCCGTCGTGAAAAGGAGCTACTGCTCTGCTTAGACTTCAGATGAGAAAAGCAGCCGAGATGGTGCTTTCACCGAAGTGACTGCATTTCTGGTTTGCTTATTCTTGAATGTCAGTGTTAGAGGCAAGCCCACGGACTCCAAGGTGCAGAGGACAACAGTGTTGCCAATCCCTGATTATGAGGCTTTCTTTGCTCAAATGTCCAGAAATTTTGAATGTAATTGTAGTTACAGGCTGAGACACCCTGGGGGAGTTTCCTAATGCTCAGTTTGAACTTTGACAATCAATGTTGTTAATTTTTGTCGATCTCCTGGTTGGAGACTGTTGTTGCCTTAATATGGCTCCAGATCAGATGTGTAACCGCCCCCGCTGGCTGCGTTTGTAACGTATACGTGAAAGGAGAGAGGAGTCGCGCAGAGGGTTCCAGCGCCAACCCCCAGACGGCTGCGTCgacaatatttcctttttaccCGCATCAGACATTGCGGTAGCGTATACCCTGCCGCACCTCACTGATGCTCCCCTGCTCTTCTGCAGCCGGGCTGACCCTGTGCTTTGAGCACGAGACGCGCCTAGTTGAAGACTTGTTCAGGGACTACAACAAGGTGGTGCGCCCCGTGGAAGACCATCGGGATGCGGTTGTCGTCACAGTCGGACTGCAGCTGATTCAGCTTATTAATGTGGTACAGTATGAACATGCGGTACATGTTCAACCGCTAGTTTACATGATGTCACCAAACAGTGCTGTTTTCTCAGGAAATAGTCTTTCTCCCTTAATTCTCATATTTGCTGCTACTTcctccttgttttcatttttttttttttaaggatgaagTAAATCAGATTGTAACAACGAATGTACGCCTGAAACAGGTAACTGTAAACCACTTCATTCCGATGTAAATAAATGCAGTGGGCATAGCCAGGAGGGAACTCCTCTGTTGTGATTCCAGAGGCAGCTTGGACGGATGGTTCTGCTAACAGAGCATTTCTGCATTCTGGAGTCTTACCAACAAAGTCCGCTGAACACTGAGATCCTTCAGAAAGGAATTTTGCATTTGGATGTTCTTTCTCTGATATTATTTCAAACAGTAAACTTCTGGAATACTTATTTTGGATTaaggatttgggatttttttttttttttaggacaatatttaaatgtaaagtatttaaatgtaaaatactaGCTAGGGGACCCATAGCATATGTTTATGCTTACCTGCAAGTCCCCAAAAACAAATAAGTTAAGTATTTCCAGGAAATATTAAAACTACTTCCAGCCGTACTGGAACACGTTCTCATTGGTTAAAATTTTGCCTCTTTAGCAATGGACAGATGTCAACCTGAGATGGAATCCAGAAGATTATGGTGGCGTGAAAAAAATCCGCATCCCATCAGATGATATTTGGCACCCAGACTTTGTTCTTTACAACAAGTAAGGAGTGCTAACTGTTTGGGGAGGATGAGGAATCTCTGCCCTAAGTAACAGTTACCTGAACTGAACTAGGGGACAGGCAGCTGCAGTCAGAGGGCTGTTTTCCCACTCTCTATCCCTTAATCCTGTTCCAGAGCAACCTTCCTCCCCATTTGCAGAGCTCAGAGCTGAGTAGAGACAGGAGTGCTTTCCCAGGACTGCCAGACTTCATTTGGGCCAGTGGATAGCATGCCTCAAGAGCAAATTTTTCCATGAGGGAGCATAATAACGCCGGGCAGATGAGGAGAACCACAGTCAGAGAAATTCTTTGTAGTTTATGCCTGGACAATCAGTCAAGAAGGAAATTGCTTAATTAGCTAATAGAACAGATCAAGAGATCTCAGGTGGCAAGAGAGGGCTGAGACAGTAGgtcaaaacagaagagaaaacaggtCCGCCTTTTGAAAACTTCGACTGCCTTTTGTAGCATGGTAACTTCAGATCTAAATGTGAATCCTTAGTTTTGTATTGTTAGTCAAATTCTCTAACCAGTTGCCTCAGTACAACCACTGCGCCTGGCGCTCTTATTTCTCCGTAACTCCTTCAGGTAACCCTCTGTTAAGACAATGTGAATGATGCTGTCCATATTGCTGTTTAATgtcctttctccttttgcagtgcAGATGGTGATTTTGCTATTGTTAAATACACCAAAGTTCTTTTAGAACATACAGGCTTGATCACCTGGACACCGCCcgctatttttaaaagttactgtgAAATTATAGTCACACACTTTCCATTTGACCAGCAGAACTGTAGTATGAAGTTGGGCACTTGGACGTATGATGGTACAGTGGTTATTATCAACCCGGTAAGCAATAATTTTGTAATTGGGGAAAGCAGTAAGGACCTGGATATATTTTTAGGGAAATCTCGGTTTTCATATGAGACATCCTCTTACATTACTGCctattttggttgtttttatttttttgaggggTTGTTCTTTCTGCTCATAATTTTCCATTTACAATTTTCCATTCCTCTCGTCTCCTTGAGGATGACTCTTATCTCTAGATATTTCATCAGTCTTTCTTTTTAGCTGACTGTCCTTGattctttctgtaaaatatttagtTGAATATTCTGAAGTAAAATAACATAGAAAAGAATGGTTGATTTGCTCACAAAAATGCATGAAATGCCTGAGTTATTGAAAATTCTGTGCCTAAGTGAATGCCAAGTTTTGATTTTGTTCACAACATCTAATGTTACGAATTTATATTTTTGCTGTCAGGAGAGTGATCGCCCAGATCTGAGTAACTTCATGGAGAGTGGCGAGTGGGTGATGAAGGATTACCGAGGCTGGAAGCACTGGGTTTACTACGCTTGCTGCCCTGACACCCCCTATCTGGATATTACATATCACTTCCTCATGCAGCGCCTGCCTCTCTACTTTATT is a window from the Struthio camelus isolate bStrCam1 chromosome 6, bStrCam1.hap1, whole genome shotgun sequence genome containing:
- the CHRNA1 gene encoding acetylcholine receptor subunit alpha, encoding MMKIHCVLLLLFSSAGLTLCFEHETRLVEDLFRDYNKVVRPVEDHRDAVVVTVGLQLIQLINVDEVNQIVTTNVRLKQQWTDVNLRWNPEDYGGVKKIRIPSDDIWHPDFVLYNNADGDFAIVKYTKVLLEHTGLITWTPPAIFKSYCEIIVTHFPFDQQNCSMKLGTWTYDGTVVIINPESDRPDLSNFMESGEWVMKDYRGWKHWVYYACCPDTPYLDITYHFLMQRLPLYFIVNVIIPCLLFSFLTGLVFYLPTDSGEKMTLSISVLLSLTVFLLVIVELIPSTSSAVPLIGKYMLFTMVFVIASIIITVIVINTHHRSPSTHTMPQWVRKIFIDTIPNIMFFSTMKRPSRDKQDKSIFAEDIDISEISGKPGPTPVSFYSPLTKNPDVKSAIEGIKYIAETMKSDQEASNAAEEWKFVAMVIDHLLLGIFMLVCIIGTLAVFAGRLIELNQQG